A window from Micromonospora terminaliae encodes these proteins:
- a CDS encoding chorismate-binding protein, whose product MSVNRPDGVEALPKTGIDVPGAPPECRGRLVERARLEWWLADGGDPAALAQEFLAAHGVDLSDLGRPAAHDPHGTCGAALFLSAAAGARAAGGAVGAPSPVPALPDLVAVVYGHADAPAPPVRPRPGGWWLGPWRDSWTPAAHAQAVAAVRAAIGRGDVYQVNVVGHAAAGYAGDPLPALARLAALPGARYGGTLSGLGWAIGCASPETLVAVEHGRLVTRPIKGTRPATPAGRRELLASAKERAEHVMIVDLERNDLARVARTGSVRVDELFAVRRWCDLWQAESTVSAVPADGLGLAALLRAVCPGGSVTGAPKLAALDEIAALEPVGRGAGMGALGWVGPGRVDLGLTIRTAAADADRLHVWAGGGITWGSDPAAEVAEAAAKAAPVRALLAA is encoded by the coding sequence ATGAGCGTGAACCGACCGGACGGTGTGGAAGCGCTCCCAAAGACGGGGATCGACGTGCCCGGGGCGCCGCCGGAGTGCCGCGGACGGCTCGTCGAACGGGCCCGGCTGGAATGGTGGCTCGCCGACGGCGGCGACCCGGCGGCGCTCGCCCAGGAGTTCCTGGCCGCGCACGGTGTGGACCTGTCCGACCTGGGCCGGCCGGCCGCCCACGACCCGCACGGCACCTGCGGCGCCGCCCTGTTCCTGTCGGCCGCCGCCGGGGCCCGCGCCGCCGGCGGCGCCGTGGGTGCGCCCAGTCCCGTGCCGGCGCTGCCGGACCTCGTGGCGGTCGTCTACGGCCACGCCGACGCGCCCGCCCCGCCGGTCCGCCCCCGGCCGGGCGGCTGGTGGCTGGGGCCGTGGCGGGACAGCTGGACCCCCGCGGCGCACGCGCAGGCGGTGGCGGCGGTCCGCGCGGCCATCGGGCGCGGCGACGTCTACCAGGTCAACGTGGTCGGCCACGCCGCCGCCGGATACGCCGGCGACCCGCTGCCCGCCCTCGCGCGGCTGGCCGCCCTGCCCGGCGCCCGCTACGGCGGCACCCTGTCCGGGCTCGGCTGGGCGATCGGCTGCGCCTCGCCGGAGACCCTCGTCGCGGTGGAGCACGGCCGCCTGGTCACCCGGCCCATCAAGGGCACCCGCCCGGCCACCCCGGCCGGCCGCCGCGAGCTGCTCGCCTCGGCCAAGGAACGCGCCGAACACGTCATGATCGTCGACCTGGAACGCAACGACCTGGCCCGCGTGGCCCGCACCGGCTCGGTGCGGGTCGACGAGCTGTTCGCCGTACGGCGCTGGTGCGACCTGTGGCAGGCCGAGTCGACCGTGTCCGCCGTGCCCGCCGACGGGCTGGGCCTGGCCGCCCTGCTGCGCGCGGTCTGCCCCGGCGGTTCGGTGACCGGCGCCCCGAAGCTCGCGGCGCTCGACGAGATCGCCGCCCTGGAGCCCGTCGGCCGGGGCGCCGGCATGGGCGCGCTCGGCTGGGTGGGGCCGGGCCGCGTCGACCTGGGGCTGACCATCCGCACCGCCGCCGCGGACGCCGACCGGCTGCACGTGTGGGCCGGCGGCGGCATCACCTGGGGCAGCGACCCGGCCGCCGAGGTCGCCGAGGCCGCCGCGAAGGCCGCCCCGGTCCGCGCCCTGCTCGCCGCCTGA
- a CDS encoding DUF5999 family protein, whose amino-acid sequence MCQHLPTCPSAEATDREAARVIACFPEQGWSLLCNGVIVFEDTGELLPDGSTIAPHRGPARHALVA is encoded by the coding sequence ATGTGCCAGCACCTACCCACCTGCCCCTCCGCTGAGGCGACCGATCGCGAAGCCGCGCGCGTCATCGCCTGCTTCCCTGAGCAGGGCTGGAGCCTGCTCTGCAACGGTGTCATCGTCTTCGAGGACACCGGTGAGCTGCTCCCCGACGGCAGCACCATCGCCCCGCACCGCGGCCCCGCCCGGCACGCCCTCGTCGCCTGA